A part of Acidobacteriota bacterium genomic DNA contains:
- a CDS encoding RNA-binding protein, translating to MNIYIGNMSFDTTEAQLRQAFEGYGEVSTINIITDKYSGEPRGFAFVEMSAKSEAIAAISGLNGQDLNGRALNVNEAKPRAQGGNRSGGNGYRKSY from the coding sequence GTGAATATCTACATCGGAAACATGTCGTTTGACACGACAGAAGCTCAGTTACGCCAGGCCTTCGAGGGTTATGGTGAAGTCTCAACGATCAACATCATTACGGACAAGTACAGCGGCGAGCCGAGAGGCTTCGCGTTTGTCGAGATGTCTGCTAAGAGCGAGGCTATCGCTGCCATCAGCGGCCTGAACGGCCAGGATCTGAATGGACGCGCGTTGAATGTCAACGAAGCAAAGCCACGCGCCCAAGGCGGCAACCGCAGCGGTGGCAATGGCTACCGCAAGTCGTACTAA
- a CDS encoding radical SAM protein: MRKLSIGIIDLIAKAPTRTMWMRVMGANFVSIMPQVIATWCEEQGHEVTLVTYTGRENLVEELPGKVDLVFVSSFTEAALLSYALSNLFRSRGAVTAIGGPHARCYPQDAQKYFDYVLGFTDKAMILDVLGDCARHRPVGLHLSADHHPTRLPGVSERWKFIEQSISKAPFIKIVPLLSSLGCPYSCDFCIDSTVPYQPLDPDAMKEDLRFLLGRLKRPRVAWHDPNFGVRFDLCMDAIEEAVPPGRIDFIAESTLSLLSESRVKRLKRNGFKALLPGIESWFEMGKKSKTGKTTGMDKVIKVSDHVNMILRHIPYVQTNHIFGLDSDEGSAPFELTKRFLDLSPGAFPAYSMLSAFGQAAPLNLEFQRANRVLPFPFHFLSNIQMNIKPKNYSWLEFYDLLIDVTKYSYSPRLIFRRFLANGETIPRWLNVVRGFSSERYGRVKYFTQIRRQLNSDRQFRRFFEQETTEIPGFFVERIRTDLGEFWDWLPEGAIHHDPNAYLLSVEKACSSLSIPRTGVA, from the coding sequence GTGAGAAAGCTCTCCATCGGTATTATCGATCTCATTGCCAAAGCCCCGACGCGGACCATGTGGATGCGTGTCATGGGTGCGAACTTCGTCAGTATCATGCCTCAGGTCATTGCCACGTGGTGCGAAGAACAGGGCCATGAAGTCACGTTGGTCACATATACGGGTCGGGAGAATCTGGTCGAGGAACTGCCGGGCAAGGTTGACCTCGTTTTTGTCAGTTCATTCACCGAAGCGGCTTTGCTGTCCTACGCCCTCAGTAACTTGTTCCGATCGCGAGGTGCGGTCACTGCCATTGGCGGACCGCATGCCCGTTGCTACCCGCAGGACGCTCAGAAGTACTTTGACTATGTGCTCGGGTTCACAGATAAAGCCATGATTCTGGATGTCCTGGGGGATTGCGCCCGCCACCGACCCGTTGGTTTGCACCTTTCAGCCGATCATCATCCGACCCGGCTGCCGGGCGTGAGCGAGCGCTGGAAATTCATAGAGCAGAGTATCAGCAAGGCGCCTTTCATTAAGATAGTGCCCCTCTTGAGCAGCCTGGGTTGTCCGTATTCCTGTGACTTCTGTATCGATTCCACTGTGCCCTATCAGCCATTGGATCCTGATGCGATGAAAGAAGACCTGCGTTTTCTGCTGGGCAGGTTGAAGCGCCCCCGGGTGGCGTGGCACGACCCTAACTTCGGGGTCCGCTTCGATCTTTGCATGGATGCCATTGAGGAAGCGGTACCACCGGGTCGTATCGATTTCATTGCCGAATCTACGCTGTCTCTGCTTTCGGAGTCCCGTGTGAAGCGACTGAAGCGCAATGGTTTCAAGGCGCTGCTGCCGGGCATAGAGTCGTGGTTTGAGATGGGCAAGAAGTCAAAGACCGGGAAGACGACGGGGATGGATAAGGTTATAAAGGTTTCCGATCATGTCAACATGATCCTGCGACATATCCCGTATGTGCAAACCAATCATATATTTGGACTCGACAGCGACGAAGGATCGGCGCCGTTCGAACTCACCAAGCGGTTCCTGGACCTTAGTCCGGGGGCTTTTCCGGCCTATTCTATGCTCTCGGCGTTTGGACAGGCGGCGCCACTGAATCTGGAATTTCAGCGAGCTAATCGGGTGCTGCCGTTCCCATTTCACTTTCTCAGCAACATCCAGATGAACATCAAGCCGAAAAACTACTCGTGGCTGGAGTTTTATGATCTTCTCATTGATGTCACGAAGTACTCGTATTCCCCCCGCCTGATATTTCGACGGTTCCTGGCAAACGGAGAGACAATTCCAAGGTGGCTGAATGTCGTTCGCGGGTTCTCATCAGAACGCTATGGCCGAGTCAAGTACTTTACCCAGATACGGCGGCAACTGAACTCCGACCGGCAGTTCCGGCGTTTCTTCGAACAAGAGACAACGGAGATCCCTGGATTCTTTGTGGAGAGGATACGCACGGATCTCGGCGAGTTTTGGGATTGGCTGCCGGAGGGAGCAATACACCACGATCCCAACGCCTATCTCTTGTCGGTGGAGAAGGCCTGTTCCTCCCTCAGCATTCCACGTACCGGCGTTGCCTGA